Proteins found in one Nocardia brasiliensis ATCC 700358 genomic segment:
- a CDS encoding helix-turn-helix transcriptional regulator: protein MQPAPERYEPTPNRASPGGFAAKLNALIDRWQQQHTKTLSNEQLRRELDRRGCRISSPYLSQLRRGIRTEPSAKVIATLATFFEVEDDYFTEGPELGSSHWNETLAAKLSDTALRRLVRTSAALSSDAIKRLSTLAALLQISEAASDSQQRPHDREVSAMNGHILRGFDAARFDAIRRREGFSIAELARHSGVGATTIYGWCTGGSRPQVHLLHRVAVALEVRMDEILDFPAHTRTLAEFRWLAGLIQSQVAWTLGMRTDAFAQIERGKTRLSDERAEHLAGLYETTAAEIHAAWARSERSTGNSPSRASG from the coding sequence ATGCAACCAGCGCCCGAGCGCTACGAGCCGACCCCGAACCGCGCATCGCCCGGGGGGTTCGCGGCGAAGCTCAACGCCCTGATCGACCGATGGCAACAACAGCACACCAAAACACTGAGCAATGAACAACTCCGCCGAGAACTCGACCGACGCGGCTGCCGCATCTCTTCGCCCTATCTATCGCAACTGCGCAGGGGTATCCGCACCGAACCCTCCGCGAAGGTCATCGCAACGCTGGCAACGTTTTTCGAAGTCGAGGACGACTATTTCACCGAAGGCCCCGAGCTGGGTTCCAGCCACTGGAACGAAACGCTCGCCGCGAAACTGTCCGATACGGCGCTACGTCGGCTGGTCCGCACCTCGGCCGCGTTGTCCAGCGACGCCATCAAACGCCTGTCCACCCTCGCCGCACTGCTCCAAATCTCCGAAGCCGCAAGCGATTCGCAACAGCGACCTCACGATCGAGAAGTTTCTGCAATGAACGGGCACATCCTGCGCGGCTTCGACGCCGCACGCTTCGACGCGATTCGACGCCGGGAGGGCTTCTCGATCGCCGAACTCGCCCGGCACAGCGGCGTCGGGGCGACCACGATCTACGGCTGGTGTACCGGCGGCAGCCGGCCGCAGGTCCACCTCTTGCACCGAGTGGCGGTCGCGCTCGAGGTCAGGATGGACGAGATTCTCGACTTCCCCGCCCACACTCGAACCCTCGCCGAATTCCGCTGGCTGGCAGGCTTGATCCAGTCACAGGTCGCCTGGACGTTGGGCATGCGCACCGACGCCTTCGCTCAGATCGAACGTGGCAAGACCCGACTGTCCGACGAACGAGCCGAACATCTGGCAGGGCTCTACGAAACCACCGCGGCCGAAATACACGCGGCCTGGGCGAGATCCGAGCGTTCGACCGGCAACTCACCTAGCCGAGCGTCCGGATGA
- a CDS encoding lipase family protein translates to MRVSTTGWQRHWIRAVLLSAITVLAVQLTGGMAAAAPGIRTEVPIDPLPVAVLPPELDPFYRAPATAVEAAAPGDILKARLITPAALNVIPMNVDAWQVLYRTNDSHGRAIATVTTLIKPRGPAPEGGRKLLSYQVAEDSTAMYCAPSYGIQQGSIPIFSDFVNMGEANLAVLEAVSNGYALSMPDYQGPNSAFGAAVIGGQATLDAMRAAIKFTPLELSAGNDTRIAALGYSGGSIPTGWLTEHAKDYAPELNIVGIGLGGVAMADLPAVIRQNNFNIGAGLIGGAFSGFATEYPGVKQVLETRTDWFTRFTMTVKSLLCHSPYGSATFPFWNYLGGYTGPEPGGILAEPAIVDAINDNALGKQRPTVPMYVYHAQSDELIPYAGTDRLIDWYCDDPGQSITYDSEYFAEHISGLLTWIPRAYNFVVDRLEDRPAQPGCRTNKQFSTLAEGDVVDLLVQKWPALAGLLTGQQVGRTPGR, encoded by the coding sequence ATGCGGGTATCCACAACGGGGTGGCAACGGCACTGGATTCGGGCGGTATTGCTTTCCGCCATAACGGTATTGGCGGTGCAACTGACCGGCGGGATGGCCGCGGCTGCGCCGGGGATCAGAACCGAGGTGCCGATCGATCCGTTGCCGGTCGCAGTGCTGCCCCCCGAACTAGATCCGTTCTATCGGGCGCCGGCGACTGCTGTCGAGGCCGCCGCACCCGGGGATATCCTGAAGGCGCGCTTGATCACTCCGGCCGCGTTGAACGTGATCCCGATGAACGTGGACGCCTGGCAGGTGCTGTATCGGACCAACGACAGCCACGGCCGAGCCATCGCCACCGTGACCACCTTGATCAAGCCGCGCGGGCCCGCTCCCGAAGGCGGGCGAAAGCTGTTGTCCTACCAGGTGGCCGAAGACTCCACCGCGATGTACTGCGCGCCGTCCTACGGGATCCAGCAGGGCAGCATCCCGATCTTCTCCGACTTCGTGAACATGGGCGAAGCGAATCTCGCTGTCCTGGAAGCGGTATCGAACGGCTACGCCCTGTCCATGCCCGACTACCAAGGGCCGAACTCGGCCTTCGGCGCCGCCGTCATCGGCGGGCAGGCAACCCTGGACGCCATGCGCGCGGCGATAAAGTTCACCCCCTTGGAGCTGTCCGCCGGGAATGACACGCGCATCGCCGCACTCGGCTACTCGGGCGGCTCCATCCCCACCGGCTGGCTCACCGAACACGCCAAAGACTATGCCCCGGAACTGAATATCGTGGGCATCGGCCTCGGCGGTGTCGCCATGGCCGACTTGCCCGCGGTCATCCGCCAGAACAACTTCAACATCGGCGCCGGACTGATCGGTGGCGCCTTCTCCGGCTTCGCCACCGAATACCCCGGCGTGAAACAGGTCCTGGAGACCAGGACCGACTGGTTCACCCGATTCACCATGACCGTGAAAAGCCTCCTGTGCCACAGCCCTTACGGCTCGGCCACTTTCCCGTTCTGGAACTACCTCGGCGGCTACACCGGGCCCGAGCCCGGCGGCATCCTGGCCGAACCCGCCATCGTCGACGCGATCAACGACAACGCGCTGGGCAAGCAACGACCCACCGTGCCGATGTACGTCTACCACGCGCAAAGCGACGAGCTGATCCCCTACGCAGGCACCGACCGCCTGATCGACTGGTACTGCGACGATCCCGGCCAATCCATCACCTACGACAGCGAATACTTCGCCGAACACATTTCCGGACTGCTCACCTGGATCCCTCGCGCCTACAACTTCGTCGTCGACCGCCTCGAAGACCGCCCCGCCCAACCCGGCTGCCGGACCAACAAACAATTCAGCACCCTCGCCGAGGGCGACGTCGTCGACTTGCTCGTCCAGAAATGGCCCGCCCTGGCCGGACTGCTCACCGGACAACAAGTCGGACGCACACCCGGCCGCTGA
- a CDS encoding TetR/AcrR family transcriptional regulator produces the protein MAPLTPLNISRDRLPSGKHRFTREDVVSSQRGRIHLGLFEALHAKGYAATTITDIAERSGVSRRTFYQQFTGKEDCYLAAFDAVLPVVISAIDDGIERSAGDWRARIDASLQAFIEVLVAEPAAAWALLVESLGAGPLISARRAQMLAAFAGRVRGAYHIAQQDDPKLPELPPEMFDLLVGGYDDRVRHCMTTRSISELPSVTPLLVYATRRLFGDPE, from the coding sequence GTGGCCCCTTTGACCCCGCTCAATATCTCGCGTGACCGCCTTCCGAGTGGAAAGCATCGTTTCACCAGGGAGGATGTCGTTTCTTCACAGCGTGGCAGGATTCATCTGGGTCTGTTCGAAGCCCTCCATGCCAAGGGCTATGCCGCGACTACGATCACTGACATCGCCGAACGCTCCGGAGTATCCCGGCGTACCTTCTATCAGCAATTCACTGGCAAAGAGGACTGCTACCTCGCCGCCTTCGACGCGGTGCTGCCCGTGGTGATCAGCGCGATCGACGACGGTATCGAACGTTCCGCGGGGGACTGGCGGGCCCGGATCGACGCCTCCCTGCAAGCCTTCATCGAGGTCCTGGTGGCCGAACCCGCTGCGGCCTGGGCGCTACTGGTGGAATCCCTGGGCGCGGGCCCGCTCATCTCGGCCCGCCGCGCGCAGATGCTCGCGGCGTTCGCCGGCCGCGTTCGCGGGGCGTATCACATTGCGCAGCAAGATGACCCGAAGTTACCCGAGCTGCCGCCGGAAATGTTCGACCTGCTCGTCGGCGGCTACGACGACCGTGTCCGCCACTGCATGACCACCCGTAGCATCAGCGAATTGCCCAGCGTGACACCACTGCTCGTGTACGCCACCCGCCGGCTGTTCGGCGATCCCGAGTAG
- a CDS encoding MBL fold metallo-hydrolase, with protein MRLISTGRHHARFEFGDLQVISLRDGYIDMPPTRLRGADGCPLEELPAGVPLVGANLRLAVNAFFVTDGTRSVLIDTGGADVWPEPTMGLIYAALDEAGIDRAQITDVAITHRHEDHVSGLVMPDGTEAFPELERVWIGAGDTSVCTGRLAPLRDRVVPVSEQVAINEWTTAIPTPGHTPGHTVYDVRSGAGHLLVWGDTVHVPTLQFEQPNVAWEFDGNQSQARAVRAALLEQLIRPHHFVAGAHLDSPGVARVTPSGAGYSLEYLVPPIG; from the coding sequence ATGCGTTTGATCTCGACCGGCCGGCACCATGCCCGCTTCGAATTCGGCGATCTGCAAGTGATTTCGTTGCGAGACGGGTACATCGATATGCCGCCGACCCGGCTCCGGGGCGCGGACGGGTGCCCGCTCGAGGAACTGCCCGCCGGCGTACCGCTGGTCGGCGCGAACTTGCGACTGGCGGTCAACGCCTTCTTCGTCACCGACGGCACGCGATCGGTGCTGATCGACACCGGCGGGGCCGACGTCTGGCCCGAACCCACCATGGGATTGATCTACGCCGCGCTCGACGAAGCGGGTATCGATCGCGCACAGATCACCGACGTGGCCATCACCCACAGGCACGAAGACCACGTGAGCGGGTTGGTCATGCCGGACGGTACAGAGGCGTTTCCCGAACTCGAGCGTGTGTGGATCGGCGCGGGCGACACGTCGGTGTGCACCGGACGGCTCGCGCCGCTGCGCGACCGGGTCGTCCCCGTGTCGGAGCAGGTCGCGATCAACGAATGGACCACCGCGATCCCGACACCCGGGCACACCCCCGGCCACACCGTCTACGACGTCAGGAGCGGAGCCGGTCACCTGCTCGTGTGGGGCGACACCGTGCACGTTCCCACACTCCAATTCGAGCAGCCGAACGTGGCTTGGGAGTTCGACGGCAACCAATCCCAGGCCCGTGCCGTGCGAGCGGCGCTCCTCGAACAACTGATCCGGCCGCACCACTTCGTGGCCGGCGCCCATCTCGACTCGCCCGGCGTCGCCCGCGTCACGCCGTCCGGTGCCGGCTATTCGCTGGAATACCTCGTTCCCCCGATCGGCTGA
- a CDS encoding magnesium and cobalt transport protein CorA, giving the protein MARDAKGDLVPSRSGRPEGHGPDGTADAVTGSTRSTRFVIDGRLSDGPDDATLSGALRFAQDEPNRTAIFLFPAPTATDVDELAEAFALHPVLAEDLRHAGQRPKLERYGEVLFLVVRSAHYLDEAEDVDFSEFHVLVLPHAIAVLCQDRRWIDGTDTGDLLDPAAVAARGGRTLLDDAQLLDLGPEAILYRLLDAVVDGYTPVLRGLAIDKEQIERQVFSGDAAVTERIYRLSEEIIDLQHATVSLAEVLDALRSGFTRYGIPEPLRAYLQDVADHLTRVDTRVSEYRNALAQILNVNATLVAQRQNEDMKKISGWAAILFAPTLVGAIYGMNFEHMPELHWMLGYPLALGAMLAFAIVLYVTFRRKKWM; this is encoded by the coding sequence ATGGCTCGGGATGCGAAAGGCGATCTTGTTCCGTCGCGGTCGGGCCGGCCCGAGGGACACGGCCCGGATGGCACGGCGGATGCGGTCACCGGCTCGACTCGTTCGACGAGGTTCGTCATCGACGGGCGACTCTCGGACGGGCCGGATGATGCGACGCTCTCGGGAGCACTGCGATTCGCGCAGGACGAGCCGAACCGGACTGCGATTTTTCTCTTTCCCGCGCCGACAGCGACGGATGTCGACGAGTTGGCCGAGGCTTTCGCACTGCATCCGGTGCTCGCCGAGGACCTGCGGCACGCGGGCCAACGCCCGAAACTCGAACGCTACGGCGAGGTCTTGTTCCTGGTCGTGCGCTCGGCGCACTATCTCGACGAAGCAGAAGACGTCGACTTCTCCGAGTTCCACGTGCTGGTGCTCCCGCACGCGATCGCCGTGCTGTGCCAGGATCGGCGCTGGATCGATGGCACCGATACCGGGGACCTGCTGGACCCGGCGGCGGTGGCGGCCCGCGGCGGCCGGACGCTGCTCGATGACGCCCAGCTGCTCGATCTGGGACCCGAAGCCATTCTCTACCGACTGCTCGATGCCGTGGTCGACGGCTATACCCCGGTGTTGCGCGGGCTCGCCATCGACAAAGAGCAGATCGAACGCCAGGTGTTCAGCGGAGACGCCGCCGTCACCGAGCGGATCTATCGGCTCAGCGAGGAAATCATCGACCTGCAGCACGCGACCGTCTCACTCGCGGAAGTCCTGGACGCGCTGCGCAGCGGCTTCACTCGCTACGGCATTCCCGAGCCGCTGCGCGCGTATCTGCAAGACGTCGCCGATCACCTCACGCGCGTCGACACGCGCGTCTCGGAGTACCGCAACGCCCTCGCACAGATCCTGAACGTCAACGCCACGCTCGTCGCGCAACGCCAGAACGAGGACATGAAGAAGATCTCCGGTTGGGCGGCGATCCTGTTCGCGCCCACCCTGGTCGGCGCCATCTACGGCATGAACTTCGAGCACATGCCGGAGCTGCACTGGATGCTGGGCTACCCGCTCGCCCTCGGCGCGATGCTGGCCTTCGCGATCGTGCTGTACGTGACGTTCCGGCGCAAGAAGTGGATGTGA
- a CDS encoding serine/threonine-protein kinase encodes MVERELAVGTRFMNSRGLLHLDAHFENILTDGRCLYFADYGLALSCEFDLSPTEVTFFDQHRSYDRGYTATYLVNWLIAALYRLRADRETRAEMVRAFAEGEPPEGIPAQAAAILTRHAPVAAAMGSFMRVFQQDSRTTRYPDQEIRRLLSDQIL; translated from the coding sequence ATGGTGGAGCGAGAGCTGGCCGTCGGCACGCGGTTCATGAACAGCCGCGGCTTGCTGCACCTCGACGCGCACTTCGAGAACATCCTGACCGACGGCCGATGCCTCTACTTCGCCGACTACGGCCTCGCGCTCTCCTGCGAATTCGACCTCTCGCCGACCGAAGTCACGTTCTTCGACCAGCACCGGAGCTACGACCGCGGCTACACCGCCACCTACCTGGTGAACTGGCTGATCGCCGCCCTGTACCGGCTCCGGGCGGACCGGGAGACGCGGGCCGAGATGGTGCGCGCCTTCGCCGAGGGCGAACCGCCGGAGGGCATCCCGGCGCAGGCCGCCGCGATCCTCACGCGGCACGCGCCCGTCGCGGCGGCGATGGGCTCATTCATGCGGGTGTTCCAGCAGGACAGCCGGACCACCCGCTATCCGGACCAAGAGATCCGCCGCCTGCTGAGCGACCAAATCCTTTGA
- a CDS encoding amidase produces MEWNFLSAEELSTALRAGAVTSVELTDEAIARIEREDKTINAICVPDFDRARDAARHADEARARGADLPLLGIPVTVKECYNVAGLPTNWGLPEHRNYHPAEDAVQVSRLKAAGAVLLGKTNVPPGLQGLQSYNEIYGTTNNPWDHERTPGGSSGGSAAALAAGFGALSIGSDIAGSLRTPAHFCGVYGHKPTLGLVANRGMVAPLAPALPVDLDLAVVGPMARTARDLALLLDVMAGPDPLTRGVAHKLVLPPARHERLSDFRVLVLDEHPFIPTGSAVRAAVHRVAAALVAGGAAVEQHSALLPDLAEAATLYTQLLFSGSVARFPVEAEEQLRMRAAGLRADDQSLDASRLRGMLFSHRDWMAANDRRELHRHAWRQFFAEFDAVLCPITPTPAFPHDHNPNLLDCRIDIDGVEYPFFDQLVWAGLATMPSLPATAIPAGLSPEGLPVGVQFIGPAFEDRTPLRLAELLEQRIGGFQAP; encoded by the coding sequence CCGACGAGGCGATCGCCCGAATCGAACGCGAGGACAAGACGATCAACGCGATCTGCGTGCCCGACTTCGACCGTGCGCGCGACGCCGCGCGCCATGCCGACGAGGCACGCGCTCGCGGCGCGGATCTGCCGCTGCTCGGCATTCCGGTGACGGTCAAGGAGTGCTACAACGTCGCCGGGCTGCCTACCAACTGGGGTCTGCCGGAACACCGGAACTACCACCCGGCCGAGGACGCGGTGCAGGTGTCGCGGCTGAAGGCGGCCGGTGCAGTGCTGCTCGGGAAGACCAACGTGCCGCCGGGACTGCAAGGGCTGCAGAGCTACAACGAGATCTACGGCACCACCAACAACCCGTGGGATCACGAACGCACGCCGGGCGGGTCCTCCGGCGGATCGGCAGCGGCCCTGGCAGCCGGCTTCGGCGCGCTGTCCATCGGCTCCGACATCGCCGGTTCGTTGCGCACCCCCGCACATTTCTGCGGCGTCTACGGGCACAAGCCGACCCTCGGGTTGGTGGCGAACCGCGGCATGGTCGCGCCGCTCGCGCCGGCCTTGCCGGTCGACCTCGACCTCGCGGTCGTCGGTCCGATGGCACGCACCGCCCGCGACCTCGCGCTGCTGCTCGACGTCATGGCCGGGCCGGATCCGCTGACGCGCGGCGTGGCGCACAAGCTGGTCCTGCCGCCGGCGCGCCACGAGCGGCTGAGCGACTTCCGGGTCCTGGTCCTCGACGAGCATCCGTTCATTCCGACCGGGTCCGCGGTGCGGGCGGCTGTGCACCGGGTGGCCGCTGCGCTGGTCGCCGGCGGTGCGGCCGTCGAACAGCACAGTGCGCTGCTGCCCGACCTGGCCGAAGCGGCGACGCTCTACACCCAGTTGCTTTTCTCGGGTTCCGTCGCGCGTTTCCCCGTCGAAGCCGAGGAGCAGTTGCGGATGCGCGCCGCCGGATTGCGCGCAGACGATCAGAGTCTCGACGCGTCACGACTGCGCGGGATGCTGTTCAGTCACCGCGACTGGATGGCGGCGAACGACCGTCGCGAACTCCACCGGCACGCCTGGCGGCAGTTCTTCGCCGAATTCGACGCCGTGCTGTGCCCGATCACGCCGACCCCCGCGTTCCCGCACGACCACAATCCCAACCTGCTGGACTGCCGGATCGACATCGACGGCGTCGAATACCCCTTCTTCGACCAACTGGTCTGGGCCGGTCTGGCCACCATGCCCAGCCTGCCCGCCACCGCCATACCGGCAGGCCTGTCCCCCGAGGGCCTGCCGGTCGGCGTGCAGTTCATCGGCCCGGCGTTCGAGGACCGCACCCCGCTGCGGCTGGCCGAACTGCTCGAGCAGCGCATCGGCGGCTTCCAAGCGCCGTAA